In Numida meleagris isolate 19003 breed g44 Domestic line chromosome 18, NumMel1.0, whole genome shotgun sequence, one DNA window encodes the following:
- the MKS1 gene encoding Meckel syndrome type 1 protein isoform X1 — MAEPLWSAEAGGGVYRSRDPVRNLRLRVRIQRVTAAGPLPPQAAPAPSGGPELLGLSARAAHGAAGRPPAEEERAEVAWQQKLFSQFEVDLYQNESACQTPLDRQYHEEILKLEKAGGRKNRRIFTYTDHDRFTNLEEHCQKVTDENCEMPSYLAERMANVRRRRQDRKPLEASSLKSKIITWEPSEEFIKNSHVINTPVQTMYIMGDLGPYGKLGQREYEHVLCTIKVDGNGVITVKPDFTGTKGAYWIELGGQKRELWKYTIENASVQVQPEEEEREQRVFKDLYSRHREYLSSLVGSEFEMTLPGTLRLFMNGEVVSAQGYEYDNLYVHFFLELPKHWSSPAFQQLSGVTQTCATKTVGWDNVAYFCYPFTLEMFFTQEDESEDCLPQWPVLYFEVLSLDFWQRYRVEGYGSLVLPASPGLHMLTIPTWRPVELGTVAEMRRFFIGGSPELEDMTYARIPTAFKGKHLSRFGFRTETTGNVTFRLYCLQQSKAFLETSALRHRMQSVLDRLGGFSQQSSVYNVLEAFQRARRRMQEARESLPQDLISTSASSVQHPQEP; from the exons ATGGCGGAGCCGCTGTGGAGCGCGGAGGCGGGCGGTGGAGTGTACCGCTCGCGGGACCCCGTGCGCAACCTGCGGCTGCG GGTCCGCATCCAGCGGGTGACGGCCGCCGGGCCCCTCCCTCCGCAGGCCGCGCCGGCCCCGAGCGgcggccccgagctgctggggctgtccGCCCGTGCCGCGCACGGAGCTGCCGGGCGGCCCCCGGCCGAGGAGGAGCGGGCCGAGGTGGCCTGGCAGCAGAAGCTCTTCAGTCAG TTTGAGGTGGATCTGTACCAAAATGAATCAGCCTGCCAGACTCCCCTGGACCGGCAGTACCATGAAGAGATCCTGAAGCTGGAGAAGGCTGGAGGTCGGAAGAACCGTCGCATCTTCACCTACACTGACCATGACCGATTCACCAACCTAGAGGAG cactgccagaaAGTAACTGATGAAAACTGTGAGATGCCATCATATCTGGCAGAGAGGATGGCCAATGTGAGGAGGAGAAGACAAGACCGTAAGCCGCT AGAAGCGAGTTCTCTCAAGTCAAAAATCATCACCTGGGAGCCCTCGGAAGAATTTATAAAGAACAGTCATGTGATTAACACTCCTGTTCAGACTATGTACATCATGGGGGACTTGGGACCTTATGGGAA GCTTGGTCAGAGGGAATACGAACATGTTCTTTGTACAATCAAGGTGGATGGCAATGGGGTGATCACAGTGAAGCCTGACTTTACTGGCACCAAAGGAGCCTACTg GATTGAGCTGGGTGGACAGAAGCGAGAGCTGTGGAAATACACCATTGAGAATGCATCTGTGCAAGTGCAgccagaggaggaggagcgTGAGCAGCGTGTGTTCAAAGAT ctgtACAGTCGGCACAGGGAATACCTCAGCAGCCTGGTAGGCTCAGAATTTGAGATG ACGCTTCCTGGTACACTGCGGCTTTTTATGAATGGAGAAGTAG TTTCAGCTCAAGGCTATGAGTATGACAACCTttatgttcatttctttctagAACTGCCTAAAC actgGTCAAGCCCTGCGTTCCAGCAGCTGTCAGGAGTGACTCAGACCTGTGCCACCAAGACAGTGGGCTGG GATAATGTGGCGTACTTCTGCTACCCCTTCACTTTGGAGATGTTTTTCACCCAAGAAGATGAATCAGAAG ACTGTCTCCCTCAGTGGCCTGTTCTCTACTTCGAGGTTCTGTCCCTGGATTTCTGGCAGAGGTATCGTGTTGAAGGATATGGTTCTTTGGTGCTGCCAGCATCTCCAG GTCTCCACATGCTTACCATCCCTACCTGGCGCCCTGTAGAGCTGGGTACAGTTGCTGAGATGAGGAGATTTTTCATCGGTGGGTCTCCTGAGCTGGAGGACATGACCTATGCCAGGATACCAACAGCCTTCAAG GGAAAGCATCTGAGCCGCTTTGGTTTTCGCACAGAGACAACAGGGAATGTCACGTTCCGGCTTTACTGCCTGCAGCAGTCTAA AGCCTTTCTGGAAACCAGTGCCTTGAGGCATCGCATGCAGAGTGTTCTGGACCGTCTTGGGGGCTTCAGCCAGCAGAGTTCTGTCTACAATGTTTTGG AGGCTTTCCAGCGGGCACGGCGCCGCATGCAGGAGGCCCGTGAGAGCCTTCCCCAGGACCTCATCAGCACCTCTGCCTCCAGTGTGCAGCATCCACAAGAACCCTGA
- the MKS1 gene encoding Meckel syndrome type 1 protein isoform X3 — protein sequence MPSYLAERMANVRRRRQDRKPLEASSLKSKIITWEPSEEFIKNSHVINTPVQTMYIMGDLGPYGKLGQREYEHVLCTIKVDGNGVITVKPDFTGTKGAYWIELGGQKRELWKYTIENASVQVQPEEEEREQRVFKDLYSRHREYLSSLVGSEFEMTLPGTLRLFMNGEVVSAQGYEYDNLYVHFFLELPKHWSSPAFQQLSGVTQTCATKTVGWDNVAYFCYPFTLEMFFTQEDESEDCLPQWPVLYFEVLSLDFWQRYRVEGYGSLVLPASPGLHMLTIPTWRPVELGTVAEMRRFFIGGSPELEDMTYARIPTAFKGKHLSRFGFRTETTGNVTFRLYCLQQSKAFLETSALRHRMQSVLDRLGGFSQQSSVYNVLEAFQRARRRMQEARESLPQDLISTSASSVQHPQEP from the exons ATGCCATCATATCTGGCAGAGAGGATGGCCAATGTGAGGAGGAGAAGACAAGACCGTAAGCCGCT AGAAGCGAGTTCTCTCAAGTCAAAAATCATCACCTGGGAGCCCTCGGAAGAATTTATAAAGAACAGTCATGTGATTAACACTCCTGTTCAGACTATGTACATCATGGGGGACTTGGGACCTTATGGGAA GCTTGGTCAGAGGGAATACGAACATGTTCTTTGTACAATCAAGGTGGATGGCAATGGGGTGATCACAGTGAAGCCTGACTTTACTGGCACCAAAGGAGCCTACTg GATTGAGCTGGGTGGACAGAAGCGAGAGCTGTGGAAATACACCATTGAGAATGCATCTGTGCAAGTGCAgccagaggaggaggagcgTGAGCAGCGTGTGTTCAAAGAT ctgtACAGTCGGCACAGGGAATACCTCAGCAGCCTGGTAGGCTCAGAATTTGAGATG ACGCTTCCTGGTACACTGCGGCTTTTTATGAATGGAGAAGTAG TTTCAGCTCAAGGCTATGAGTATGACAACCTttatgttcatttctttctagAACTGCCTAAAC actgGTCAAGCCCTGCGTTCCAGCAGCTGTCAGGAGTGACTCAGACCTGTGCCACCAAGACAGTGGGCTGG GATAATGTGGCGTACTTCTGCTACCCCTTCACTTTGGAGATGTTTTTCACCCAAGAAGATGAATCAGAAG ACTGTCTCCCTCAGTGGCCTGTTCTCTACTTCGAGGTTCTGTCCCTGGATTTCTGGCAGAGGTATCGTGTTGAAGGATATGGTTCTTTGGTGCTGCCAGCATCTCCAG GTCTCCACATGCTTACCATCCCTACCTGGCGCCCTGTAGAGCTGGGTACAGTTGCTGAGATGAGGAGATTTTTCATCGGTGGGTCTCCTGAGCTGGAGGACATGACCTATGCCAGGATACCAACAGCCTTCAAG GGAAAGCATCTGAGCCGCTTTGGTTTTCGCACAGAGACAACAGGGAATGTCACGTTCCGGCTTTACTGCCTGCAGCAGTCTAA AGCCTTTCTGGAAACCAGTGCCTTGAGGCATCGCATGCAGAGTGTTCTGGACCGTCTTGGGGGCTTCAGCCAGCAGAGTTCTGTCTACAATGTTTTGG AGGCTTTCCAGCGGGCACGGCGCCGCATGCAGGAGGCCCGTGAGAGCCTTCCCCAGGACCTCATCAGCACCTCTGCCTCCAGTGTGCAGCATCCACAAGAACCCTGA
- the MKS1 gene encoding Meckel syndrome type 1 protein isoform X2 has protein sequence MAEPLWSAEAGGGVYRSRDPVRNLRLRVRIQRVTAAGPLPPQAAPAPSGGPELLGLSARAAHGAAGRPPAEEERAEVAWQQKLFSQFEVDLYQNESACQTPLDRQYHEEILKLEKAGGRKNRRIFTYTDHDRFTNLEEHCQKVTDENCEMPSYLAERMANVRRRRQDRKPLEASSLKSKIITWEPSEEFIKNSHVINTPVQTMYIMGDLGPYGKLGQREYEHVLCTIKVDGNGVITVKPDFTGTKGAYWIELGGQKRELWKYTIENASVQVQPEEEEREQRVFKDLYSRHREYLSSLVGSEFEMTLPGTLRLFMNGEVDWSSPAFQQLSGVTQTCATKTVGWDNVAYFCYPFTLEMFFTQEDESEDCLPQWPVLYFEVLSLDFWQRYRVEGYGSLVLPASPGLHMLTIPTWRPVELGTVAEMRRFFIGGSPELEDMTYARIPTAFKGKHLSRFGFRTETTGNVTFRLYCLQQSKAFLETSALRHRMQSVLDRLGGFSQQSSVYNVLEAFQRARRRMQEARESLPQDLISTSASSVQHPQEP, from the exons ATGGCGGAGCCGCTGTGGAGCGCGGAGGCGGGCGGTGGAGTGTACCGCTCGCGGGACCCCGTGCGCAACCTGCGGCTGCG GGTCCGCATCCAGCGGGTGACGGCCGCCGGGCCCCTCCCTCCGCAGGCCGCGCCGGCCCCGAGCGgcggccccgagctgctggggctgtccGCCCGTGCCGCGCACGGAGCTGCCGGGCGGCCCCCGGCCGAGGAGGAGCGGGCCGAGGTGGCCTGGCAGCAGAAGCTCTTCAGTCAG TTTGAGGTGGATCTGTACCAAAATGAATCAGCCTGCCAGACTCCCCTGGACCGGCAGTACCATGAAGAGATCCTGAAGCTGGAGAAGGCTGGAGGTCGGAAGAACCGTCGCATCTTCACCTACACTGACCATGACCGATTCACCAACCTAGAGGAG cactgccagaaAGTAACTGATGAAAACTGTGAGATGCCATCATATCTGGCAGAGAGGATGGCCAATGTGAGGAGGAGAAGACAAGACCGTAAGCCGCT AGAAGCGAGTTCTCTCAAGTCAAAAATCATCACCTGGGAGCCCTCGGAAGAATTTATAAAGAACAGTCATGTGATTAACACTCCTGTTCAGACTATGTACATCATGGGGGACTTGGGACCTTATGGGAA GCTTGGTCAGAGGGAATACGAACATGTTCTTTGTACAATCAAGGTGGATGGCAATGGGGTGATCACAGTGAAGCCTGACTTTACTGGCACCAAAGGAGCCTACTg GATTGAGCTGGGTGGACAGAAGCGAGAGCTGTGGAAATACACCATTGAGAATGCATCTGTGCAAGTGCAgccagaggaggaggagcgTGAGCAGCGTGTGTTCAAAGAT ctgtACAGTCGGCACAGGGAATACCTCAGCAGCCTGGTAGGCTCAGAATTTGAGATG ACGCTTCCTGGTACACTGCGGCTTTTTATGAATGGAGAAGTAG actgGTCAAGCCCTGCGTTCCAGCAGCTGTCAGGAGTGACTCAGACCTGTGCCACCAAGACAGTGGGCTGG GATAATGTGGCGTACTTCTGCTACCCCTTCACTTTGGAGATGTTTTTCACCCAAGAAGATGAATCAGAAG ACTGTCTCCCTCAGTGGCCTGTTCTCTACTTCGAGGTTCTGTCCCTGGATTTCTGGCAGAGGTATCGTGTTGAAGGATATGGTTCTTTGGTGCTGCCAGCATCTCCAG GTCTCCACATGCTTACCATCCCTACCTGGCGCCCTGTAGAGCTGGGTACAGTTGCTGAGATGAGGAGATTTTTCATCGGTGGGTCTCCTGAGCTGGAGGACATGACCTATGCCAGGATACCAACAGCCTTCAAG GGAAAGCATCTGAGCCGCTTTGGTTTTCGCACAGAGACAACAGGGAATGTCACGTTCCGGCTTTACTGCCTGCAGCAGTCTAA AGCCTTTCTGGAAACCAGTGCCTTGAGGCATCGCATGCAGAGTGTTCTGGACCGTCTTGGGGGCTTCAGCCAGCAGAGTTCTGTCTACAATGTTTTGG AGGCTTTCCAGCGGGCACGGCGCCGCATGCAGGAGGCCCGTGAGAGCCTTCCCCAGGACCTCATCAGCACCTCTGCCTCCAGTGTGCAGCATCCACAAGAACCCTGA